CAAGACCAATTGCTTTTAATCCCCATTCCATTTCAACCGGTGTTTTCTGAGGCAGAGGTTTGCCGGCCATGTATTTTTCAAGCTCTGAAATTTTTTCTGTAAGCCCTGCTGACTGTTTTTTAAGTTCACTGATGAGCTGCCATTCATCTGCAGGGAAAAACTCCCGTTCTTTTTCATAATAAATGACAGGATTTGATTCGTTATCCACCGCACTCTTCAATTGCTCTTCATCCCCAGTTTCTACTACCAGAACGCCAAGATTTTTGTACAAAACACCATTATCCTTATTAATGATTTCATAAGAACGGTTGTCACTGGAGAGAAATTCAGAGGAAGTAATACTCACCTCCAGCTCTTTCTCAACTTTTTTGATTGCGGTTTTCTGCTGATCTTCCAGCAGGACAATATATCTTCCGGTTTCCATAACGATCGTTTTTTTTAAATTAACTTCAGAAATACCTTTTCCAGAATAAGGAAAATATCTTCCGGAATCACTGTCAGCCTGAGCTTCTTATTCACTCCCGAGATGGCTGTATTCTGTGCGATCAGAGAAGTCCAGAAACTTTCAATCTTTATAACAGAATTCAGCTCCTTCAGTTTTTCATCATCCAAAATACCGTTCTGGTATAAGGAAACAATGATCCCTGAAACAAGCTCTTCAGCATCTTCCAGCTTTTTATTTTCCTTCGCATATATTTCCATCAGAATATCATAAATGTCTTCTATCCCATTGAATGAAAATCCCCAGAGAAGCTCACGTCTACCGGTGTTTATTTTTTCCATTTTTATAGGATTAAAGCCTCTTTTAACCGTCGCAATCCTATTCATGATTTTCAGAACTTCAGATTCGTGGCTGGTGTTCCCTTTTGTTTTGAAATACTCCAGGGTTTCATTTAAGAAAATATCAAAGCGGGAATCAAAGTCAAAGGATTTTGACAGGTATAAAGCCTGCACTTCATTGAAATCTTCCAGAAGCTCCTTCAGTTTCTGCACTGTATGATGAATAAGTTCCTGCATTACTCAAAAGTTATCTGTTCTATTTCCTTACCGTCTTTATCTTTGTATGACACAATCCTTATTCCTTCTTCCTCCATTTCAACATGAAGGTTGATGAATAATTTATCTCTGTCTTCCGCCGCGCTTGTGTTGGGATCAATGTAAATATTGTTCAGTTTGGCATTGACCAGCGTATATCTATTGAGTAAAACTTTTGAAAAAATCTCTTTCAGTTCTTCTATTTCATCTTCACCAGTTCCTTCCTGTGGCCGGAAGATTCCGGAATTAAGAATTTTGATTTTATTTCTGAGATCAAGCTTAAGCACTTCATTGGCGGGAACTTTACCAAACTTCTGATCATTTTTTTCCAGTCTGCTAAAGAGTGATTTGAATTCTTCAGTCTGGATCTGTCTTTTTGTGATCTCAGGAATATTCAGTTTTTTCTCTTTATTTACGAGACGGATTCTTTCATTCATTTCTGTAACAAACTGATCCTGATTCAGTTTAAAGTTATACTTGGGTTCCGAATCTATATCTGTAATTTTAATGGGAATATCCATTTTCACACAGGGCAGCGCATACCGTGGCACTTTAAAATACTTAAGGTATTCGTGACGGGCATATTCTTTGGCAATAAGAACGGCATTTTCGTCAGCCTTTTTACGAGCCTGAATTATCTCATTGTTGAGATAATCCAGGTAATCTGATAATTTGATCATTCTTCGTAAATTTTATTATTGCGAAAGAAGTCCAAGAACTTTTTCAAGACCTGCAGGCATTTCGTCATTGGTCGCCCTTACTTTTACGCCAAGGGAATATTCTTTTTCAACCTTGATCCCTGTGCTGGACGATCTTTTGTATGACACATCCACTTTGAACTTTACAGGACCAAAGCCACCGGACGCTCCTGCGTTGATCCCGAATTCATCACTTACATCTTTAGTGTATGTTGAATTCAGCTTAACGTTAAAGTCTACTTCACAGGTTTCAATCCTGAAACTCGGAACATTCAGTAAGGCTACAAAAGGAACGACAATCTCTACCGGATCAGATTTTGTTTTTGGATTGTCATTGCTTACGGGTTTATCAGGATCGAAGTCCGGATTGGGAATCGTCTTGGTATATTTAAACTCTGCCATTCTCAATTTTTTCGGGCTATTGGCGTTGGCAGGGTCCGTAAGCTCAAAACCGACTTCATTAATGAAATTCACCGTAGCAATAGAGGCATTAGACTGTGCTTTTACACAAGCATCCAAAGGTCCGCCAATAATGGTTGCGAAATCTATACTTCCCAATTCTGCGGCAAAATCTGCACTGGCAGCATCCGAAGTTTTGAAGATTTCTTCATCTGCAGCCATCTTACCAGCTATCAGTTTCATAATTTCTGAAGAGGCACCGGAAAAAGATTTTTCCCACTTTTCATCATAATTCTTTTTGAAGTCATCTACAATATTCAACAGCTCCTTGTTGGTAAGTGTTCCCAATTCGGATACTTCAATTCCGGATACTTTTTCGTAGACTGCAGGGGTAAGCACTTTTTCCACTCCTGATAAAAGATCGATCAACTCATTTTTTGTTTTTTTGGCGTGACTTGTTTCAAGCACTGATTTTAATGTTTCCATGTTTTTTTGTTTTTAAATTAATATTGTTCAGCAAAATTATTTCATTGCCGTTCAAAAGTTTACAGGAGAACCCCTTCACTTTACCCGGAAAAACACCCTAAAAAACAAAAGCCCGAACTGTAGAAGTTCAGGCTTGTATTCTGTTGATACCAACTCGCAAGTATTACGCCGGTGTCATGCTGTTATTCTTAGGATTGATATCCGGAACTACAGAAGCGGGATCCAGTTTTA
This genomic interval from Chryseobacterium arthrosphaerae contains the following:
- a CDS encoding DUF2589 domain-containing protein, with translation METLKSVLETSHAKKTKNELIDLLSGVEKVLTPAVYEKVSGIEVSELGTLTNKELLNIVDDFKKNYDEKWEKSFSGASSEIMKLIAGKMAADEEIFKTSDAASADFAAELGSIDFATIIGGPLDACVKAQSNASIATVNFINEVGFELTDPANANSPKKLRMAEFKYTKTIPNPDFDPDKPVSNDNPKTKSDPVEIVVPFVALLNVPSFRIETCEVDFNVKLNSTYTKDVSDEFGINAGASGGFGPVKFKVDVSYKRSSSTGIKVEKEYSLGVKVRATNDEMPAGLEKVLGLLSQ